A region from the Inhella inkyongensis genome encodes:
- a CDS encoding DNA polymerase III subunit chi, with translation MGMGRVRFFTGLEDATEYAARLLRKACTQGQRVQVLGPQDRLRRIERAVLQLPGFLPLAVSDASASVRRRSRICLLERFESGSGNDWVILNLQDEAFGPVDDVNQVIELVEDEPQAVQQGRRRFKAYQAQGQQPEHLVLGAPS, from the coding sequence ATGGGTATGGGGCGGGTGCGCTTTTTCACGGGGCTGGAAGACGCCACCGAATACGCCGCCCGCCTCTTGCGTAAAGCCTGCACGCAGGGGCAGCGCGTCCAGGTTCTTGGCCCTCAGGATCGACTGCGGCGCATCGAGCGTGCGGTGTTGCAATTGCCCGGTTTTTTGCCCTTGGCCGTGAGCGATGCGTCGGCCAGCGTGCGGCGGCGCAGTCGTATCTGTCTGCTGGAACGGTTTGAATCCGGCAGTGGCAATGACTGGGTGATTCTGAATTTGCAGGATGAGGCCTTCGGGCCGGTTGACGACGTGAATCAGGTGATTGAATTGGTCGAGGATGAGCCGCAGGCGGTCCAGCAAGGTCGGCGGCGCTTCAAGGCCTATCAAGCCCAAGGGCAGCAGCCTGAGCACCTGGTATTGGGAGCGCCTTCCTGA